The region CACCCCGGCACGTCGATGCCGAAGACGAGGGTGCGGATGGCAATCCAGAGGGCGTAGAGAATTGAACAGGTAGCAATGGTCATACCTATCCCTGTCCAAACCCTTAGCGGCCATGCGGTGAAGGACGTAAGGCCGGTCAAACCTAACTTAAACAATCCAGCAAAGCCGAATTTAGAGGCTCCGGTCGCCCGCGGGGCCAACTCAATCGCCACAGCCTTGGTGCGAAAGCCGACCCAGCCATACAGCCCCTTCATAAAGCGATTGCGCTCAGGCAAGGCGCAGAGCGCATCGACAACCCGTCGATCCATGAGCCTAAAATCGCGCGCATTGGCTGGTATCGCGGTGTCGCCGCCGATATTCAGCAGGGCATAGAACGCCCGGGTGAAAACCCGTTTGCGCCATGTTTCGTCGCCGCGTTGCGCGCGGACAGCATAGACCATCTCATACCCCTCGGCGCGATGCTTCAGCATGGTTTCGAGATGAAAGAGGGGTTCCTGAAGATCGGCATCGAGGATGACCACCGCCGCTCCCACTGTGCTCTCCAGACCGGCCATGATCGCATGTTCCTTGCCGAAGTTCCGCGACAGCCGCAGCACACGAATTGGATATTGGGCATAGAGCGCTCGACTTTCCTCAAAGGTGGAATCGAGACTGCCATCGTCCACGATGATGATCTCGAAACTACTCACCAGCCTGCGGGCATGCGCATCCACCTTGGCCACCGTTCTGGTGATATTGCCCGCCTCATTGAAAGCGGGGATCACAAACGAAAGATCGGGAATAGGTTGTGCGGAAGGAACGAGCTTAGGCTTAACATAGCTTTCGGGGCGACGGTTCATCGTGTTACCTCCCGATCCAAATCTTCGACGAACAGAATGCGATGCCCAAACCGTCCGGCAGGATCGAACCGCGGACCCAGAAAAGGAACCAGTTCCGAGGCGATAGATGCCGGGATGGCCACCGCGTCGCGCAAGCCATTGTCTGCAAGGCTATCGAATGTCGCGGTTCGCTCGGTGAACTGAACTCTGCCTCGCGTATAGAACTCGGCCGAAAAGCTGCGACCGCCCCAATAGGTAATCTGCACATCAGGATCGTAACTTTGCGCCGCGGTTACTAATCCGCGCTCTGACCGATCAGTGATTGATCCGGGCTGGTAACGTGCCAGAATGGTCAGAGATAGAAATGCCAGCCCCACAAAAACAATGGCCATGAAGACCGCGCTCCGCGCCCACCACCCCGGTCGGCCTCTACCCTGAGCCCAAAGCGAAACCAGGAGAACCGCTACGGCGGGAAGCCCGGGCAAAGCATAGGCCGGCAAAATGTTTGCGGCGGGCGTGAAGAGGATCAGCGGCGCGACGACCCAAAGTGCAAGATAGCTGTGCCAATCACGGTCACTGCCAGTCATTTCATTGACGCAAGATGCCGCCCGGGGAAGTAAGGCCAAGAAAAACAAGCTCCACGGCAGAAACGTAGCCGAAGCATAGAGCCAGATCAGGCCTTTGGGCTGCTGATGGCCGGACCCGTAGAGATCACCCTGCCAGCCCGGCACGACAAAGCGCTGGAAGTGTTCTCCAACAAGAAAATAGCGCAGGAAACCCGGCGTCTTGATCTCGGTCAGGATATACCATGGAAGGGTCAGCGCTGCAGCGATCAACAGCCCGGACAACCAGGGAAACCCCTGTAATTCCCGCCAGCGTCCGGTCACCGCGAGCCACGGCAGAAGCGCGATCATTGTGATTACCAGCGCGACCGGTCCCTTCGCCAAAAGGCCGATAGCGATGCCGACAAAGAACCACCGTCCCCATGCACTGCGATAGGGGCTGTCCATCATACAGTTGTAGAAGCCGATCATGGTCAAGGTAGTGCCAAGCACCATGACCATGTCCGTCATCACGAAGGCCGACGCGCCAAAAAACATAAAAGATGAGGCGAGCACCGTGGTCACGACAAGAGCCTGATCTGCGCCTCGATGCTGGCGCACCCAAGTGAAAATTAGGCATAACACCCCCAACGACGCAGCAAATATGAATATCCGTGCGCCGAAGGCCCCAACGCCAAAGAGCTTCATCCCCAAGGCAGACAGCCAAGTATGTAAGGGAGGTTTGCCCCAAAACGGGACGCCATAGTCGAACTGAGGTGTGACCCAGTCCCCGGTCTCGACCATCTTACGCGCGATCTCGGCATAACGGGCTTCTGTTGAATCTGTGAAAGGCCACCAGAACATGGCAAGCAGGCGCACAGCGAACAATGCACCGAGTGCAAACAGCAGGAACCGTTGGTCACTGCGGGTTAAAGCGAAGCGCCTCTCATGCTCGTGCCGCACGGATATTGCGAATTTCGGATCTATTGCGACCATAATGCCCTGTCCTTTTTCTCAGGGCATAAGACGGTGGTGGTTTGCGAAAGATGGTCGGCACTATACCAATCCGTAACACTACAAAGATGGTGCAAAGCCGCAAAGCAGACTATTTTCTCAATACCTTATGGAGCTTGGACGCAGATGCGGGTGCTTGTTGTAGAAGATGATGGCGAGACGGCTGAGTATATCTGCACCAGCCTAAAGGCGCTTGGCCATGTGACGAAACATGCGTCTGATGGCAAACAGGGCTTTCTTGATGCGCTGGACAATGACTTTGATGTCATCGTAGTCGACCGGATGCTGCCCGGCTTGGA is a window of Sulfitobacter sp. W027 DNA encoding:
- a CDS encoding glycosyltransferase family 2 protein, giving the protein MNRRPESYVKPKLVPSAQPIPDLSFVIPAFNEAGNITRTVAKVDAHARRLVSSFEIIIVDDGSLDSTFEESRALYAQYPIRVLRLSRNFGKEHAIMAGLESTVGAAVVILDADLQEPLFHLETMLKHRAEGYEMVYAVRAQRGDETWRKRVFTRAFYALLNIGGDTAIPANARDFRLMDRRVVDALCALPERNRFMKGLYGWVGFRTKAVAIELAPRATGASKFGFAGLFKLGLTGLTSFTAWPLRVWTGIGMTIATCSILYALWIAIRTLVFGIDVPGWSTLVVAVMLLGGVQLISIGVLGEYLSRVFTEVKGRPGFIIAEDFSADSEHQ
- a CDS encoding glycosyltransferase family 39 protein, translating into MVAIDPKFAISVRHEHERRFALTRSDQRFLLFALGALFAVRLLAMFWWPFTDSTEARYAEIARKMVETGDWVTPQFDYGVPFWGKPPLHTWLSALGMKLFGVGAFGARIFIFAASLGVLCLIFTWVRQHRGADQALVVTTVLASSFMFFGASAFVMTDMVMVLGTTLTMIGFYNCMMDSPYRSAWGRWFFVGIAIGLLAKGPVALVITMIALLPWLAVTGRWRELQGFPWLSGLLIAAALTLPWYILTEIKTPGFLRYFLVGEHFQRFVVPGWQGDLYGSGHQQPKGLIWLYASATFLPWSLFFLALLPRAASCVNEMTGSDRDWHSYLALWVVAPLILFTPAANILPAYALPGLPAVAVLLVSLWAQGRGRPGWWARSAVFMAIVFVGLAFLSLTILARYQPGSITDRSERGLVTAAQSYDPDVQITYWGGRSFSAEFYTRGRVQFTERTATFDSLADNGLRDAVAIPASIASELVPFLGPRFDPAGRFGHRILFVEDLDREVTR